A genomic stretch from Candidatus Amarolinea dominans includes:
- a CDS encoding XRE family transcriptional regulator, giving the protein MNSIQTFGQWLKQRRKALGLTQKELAQQAGCAEVTLRKIEAGDLQPSGQLAASLVAVAGVADADLPARVGFALGGGERRAPAGRWSKQRRPHNLPAQLTPLLGRELDITAVRSRLREGARLITLLGPPGVGKTRLAQGVAEEVLEEFEDGVFFVRLAPVSDPNLVAATIAQTLGLQMSGSNSAALQLRAYLEEKHLLLVLDNFEQMVEAAPLVDDLLRRCAWLHVLVTSRQPLRVRGERQAPVRPLALPAELPGASQSTASRLNRNIKH; this is encoded by the coding sequence ATGAACTCGATTCAGACTTTTGGACAGTGGCTCAAACAACGGCGCAAGGCGCTGGGTCTGACACAGAAGGAACTGGCGCAGCAGGCGGGCTGCGCTGAGGTGACGCTGCGCAAGATCGAAGCAGGCGACCTGCAACCCTCAGGACAACTGGCCGCCTCCCTGGTCGCGGTCGCGGGTGTGGCAGACGCTGATCTGCCCGCGAGGGTGGGGTTTGCGCTGGGCGGCGGCGAGAGGCGTGCGCCGGCCGGCCGCTGGAGCAAGCAGCGGCGTCCGCACAACTTGCCGGCCCAGCTCACCCCGCTGCTTGGCCGTGAGCTCGATATCACGGCCGTGCGCAGTCGTCTGCGCGAGGGCGCGCGGCTGATCACCCTGCTGGGGCCGCCCGGCGTGGGCAAGACCCGGCTGGCGCAGGGCGTGGCCGAGGAGGTGCTGGAAGAGTTCGAGGATGGCGTCTTCTTCGTGCGCTTGGCGCCGGTCTCCGATCCCAACCTGGTGGCCGCGACGATTGCCCAGACCCTGGGCTTGCAGATGAGCGGCTCGAACTCAGCGGCCCTGCAGTTGCGCGCGTACCTGGAGGAGAAGCACCTGCTGCTGGTGCTGGACAACTTCGAGCAGATGGTCGAGGCCGCGCCGTTGGTGGACGACCTGCTGCGCCGCTGCGCCTGGCTGCATGTGCTGGTGACCAGCCGCCAGCCCTTGCGCGTGCGCGGCGAGCGCCAGGCGCCGGTGCGGCCGCTGGCCCTGCCCGCCGAACTCCCCGGCGCCAGCCAATCCACCGCCAGCCGGCTGAATCGTAACATCAAGCACTAA
- a CDS encoding peptide ABC transporter substrate-binding protein, whose product MSYKKWAMPLVVLIVASLALTACPAPTPPVAQIVPTVVLEPTAAPTVVAPTAAPTEPTGITPAPQAGNKVTLHINRGGEPHTLDPSLGAEVSAVDIIENLFLGLTDIEADGSVAPELATAWSLSADRLTYTFKLRDDVSWVRYTPTGGVQKLGPVTAPDVVYGVKRTCDPRTASTYAYVDYIIAGCKALNTADAAKLSAAELQALVDGVGASAPDAYTVQLTVNTPAAYFLAIAGMWVNRPQYRAVIEEKGERWTEPGFIVTNGPYTLVSWFHDDNMVLEKNPFWYGWSNVSGNIERIEMSMLVDSAPSFAMYEADKLDTESVPLGDIERVKTDPVLSKEFYRVPAACSVFVGFTNSKPPMDNVLVRKALSAAIDRQGLIENVLKGGQIPANTFAPSSIFGNAAGALDIAPWTLPIEMGGWGYDKALAQARQWLAEAGYPDGKGFPTITFLHSASDRPRQIAEAIQAMWKQGLGINVELANQELKVFLTTIQPSTPLQGRSQVWYLGWCADYPDENNWVHEVFNTNEGVNYLSWEKDANAPLGPDGKSFNQLTKEAQEIENPTQRQALYHAAEKILSDDAAAFAPLYYSVNAGVTKPYLQRTYPSLGGEKWYTWVLDWNAKQKARGQ is encoded by the coding sequence ATGTCTTACAAGAAATGGGCCATGCCTTTGGTCGTGCTGATTGTGGCGAGCCTGGCGCTGACGGCCTGCCCCGCGCCAACCCCGCCGGTTGCCCAGATCGTGCCGACCGTCGTGCTTGAGCCGACCGCGGCGCCGACGGTGGTCGCGCCGACCGCGGCGCCGACCGAGCCAACGGGTATCACCCCGGCGCCCCAGGCCGGCAACAAAGTAACCCTGCATATCAACCGGGGCGGCGAGCCACATACCCTGGACCCCTCTCTGGGCGCAGAGGTGTCGGCGGTTGATATCATCGAGAATCTTTTCCTGGGCCTGACCGACATCGAGGCGGACGGCAGCGTCGCACCGGAACTGGCGACGGCGTGGAGCCTCTCCGCGGACCGACTGACCTACACGTTCAAGCTGCGTGACGACGTCTCCTGGGTGCGCTACACCCCGACCGGCGGGGTGCAGAAGCTGGGACCGGTGACGGCCCCCGACGTGGTCTATGGCGTCAAGCGCACGTGCGACCCGCGCACGGCTTCGACCTACGCGTACGTGGACTACATCATCGCCGGCTGCAAGGCGCTGAACACCGCGGACGCTGCCAAATTAAGCGCGGCCGAGCTGCAGGCCCTGGTGGATGGTGTCGGAGCCAGCGCTCCCGACGCCTATACCGTGCAATTGACCGTGAATACCCCGGCTGCCTATTTCCTGGCCATCGCCGGCATGTGGGTCAACCGGCCGCAATATCGCGCCGTGATTGAAGAGAAGGGCGAACGCTGGACCGAGCCTGGCTTCATCGTCACGAATGGCCCTTACACGCTGGTGAGCTGGTTCCACGACGATAACATGGTGCTCGAGAAGAACCCATTCTGGTACGGCTGGAGCAATGTGTCCGGCAATATCGAACGCATCGAGATGAGCATGCTGGTTGACTCAGCGCCATCCTTCGCGATGTACGAGGCCGACAAGCTGGACACGGAGAGCGTGCCCTTGGGAGATATCGAGCGCGTCAAGACCGATCCTGTGTTGAGCAAGGAGTTCTACCGCGTGCCGGCTGCATGCAGTGTGTTTGTGGGCTTCACCAACAGCAAGCCGCCGATGGACAACGTGTTGGTGCGCAAGGCGCTCTCGGCCGCCATTGACCGCCAGGGCTTGATCGAGAACGTGCTCAAGGGCGGCCAGATTCCCGCCAACACCTTCGCCCCGAGCTCCATTTTTGGCAACGCCGCGGGCGCCCTGGACATTGCGCCGTGGACACTGCCGATAGAGATGGGCGGCTGGGGCTATGACAAGGCGCTGGCACAGGCCAGGCAATGGCTGGCGGAGGCAGGGTATCCGGACGGCAAGGGTTTTCCGACCATCACCTTCTTACATTCGGCCTCGGACCGACCCCGCCAGATTGCCGAGGCCATCCAGGCCATGTGGAAGCAAGGGTTGGGCATCAACGTGGAGCTCGCGAATCAGGAACTGAAGGTCTTCCTCACCACGATCCAACCCTCAACGCCCCTGCAAGGGCGGTCACAAGTCTGGTACCTGGGTTGGTGCGCCGACTATCCGGACGAGAACAACTGGGTGCATGAGGTGTTCAATACCAACGAGGGCGTCAATTACCTGAGTTGGGAAAAGGATGCCAACGCGCCCTTGGGGCCGGATGGCAAGAGCTTCAATCAGTTGACCAAAGAGGCGCAGGAGATCGAGAATCCGACGCAGCGCCAGGCGCTGTATCATGCGGCCGAGAAGATCTTGAGCGATGATGCTGCGGCCTTCGCGCCTCTCTACTACAGCGTGAACGCCGGCGTCACGAAGCCTTACCTGCAGCGCACCTACCCCAGCCTGGGCGGGGAGAAGTGGTACACCTGGGTGCTGGACTGGAACGCCAAGCAGAAGGCGCGCGGTCAGTAG